The following are encoded in a window of Impatiens glandulifera chromosome 5, dImpGla2.1, whole genome shotgun sequence genomic DNA:
- the LOC124939130 gene encoding uncharacterized protein LOC124939130: MKYFVVFQLKRLGARELIQCFVSAPFLRCSGRHRQLMRVGWKSIAYLKVVVSVAVILPSFDYTGSHAFSFYLNDNDIEIITAGLAAAIRLKANNIPFILLEASNAVGGRVQTDVVDGFLLDRGFQIFITGYPEAQKLLDYDALDLRKFYSGARIFYGGGFHTVADPLRHLGDSIQSLFNPIGNLFDKLLIAVTRISVLVRSDDEIILADEVKTIDLLKTIGFSDSILDRFFRPFFGGIFFDPNLETTSRLFEFIFKCLALGDNTLPSKGISAIPEQLAAKLPPESIFLNSRVVSIDFDSSTVKLQTGEVFSCEHGIIVAVEQPEAVKLLAGKVRLDPVKKPVRSTVCLYFSAGLNEIPVRDPVLFLNGTGKGIVNNMFFASNVSPCYAPAGKALVSVSLIGLMEDKSDEDLTAEVVRELSSWFGERMVSKWRHLRTYRIEFAQPNQSPPTDLMKDQRVRVGLYVCGDYQTSATFDGALVSGRKSVEALLRDRSLHQN; the protein is encoded by the exons ATGAAGTATTTTGTCGTGTTTCAGTTAAAAAGGTTGGGCGCGCGTGAGCTGATCCAGTGCTTCGTGAGCGCGCCTTTTCTTCGTTGCAGCGGGCGACATAGACAGCTCATGAGAGTTGGATGGAAATCCATCGCCTATTTAAAGGTTGTGGTTTCAGTTGCAGTAATTCTTCCAAGCTTCGACTACACTGGATCACAtgcattttctttttatttgaac GATAATGATATAGAGATAATTACAG CAGGCTTGGCTGCCGCTATCCGCCTTAAGGCTAACAATATCCCTTTTATCCTCCTCGAAGCTTCCAACGCCGTAGGCGGCCGGGTCCAAACCGACGTTGTGGACGGATTTCTCCTCGACCGCGGATTCCAAATCTTCATTACTGGTTATCCCGAAGCTCAGAAGCTTCTCGATTACGATGCCTTAGATCTCCGGAAATTCTATTCTGGCGCTAGGATTTTCTACGGCGGAGGCTTCCATACCGTAGCAGATCCCCTTCGCCACTTGGGCGACTCCATCCAGTCGCTTTTTAACCCAATCGGCAACTTATTCGATAAATTGTTGATTGCGGTCACTAGAATTAGTGTCTTAGTGAGATCCGACGATGAAATTATACTGGCCGATGAAGTTAAAACAATTGATTTGTTGAAAACGATTGGATTCTCTGATTCCATTTTGGATCGTTTCTTCCGGCCTTTCTTTGGCGGAATTTTCTTCGACCCTAATCTGGAGACGACGTCAAGGCTCTTCGAATTTATCTTCAAGTGCCTCGCTCTTGGGGACAACACCCTCCCGTCGAAAGGTATATCTGCGATTCCCGAACAATTGGCAGCAAAACTTCCTCCTGAATCAATATTCTTAAACTCAAGAGTAGTTTCAATCGATTTTGATTCCTCCACCGTGAAACTTCAGACGGGGGAAGTTTTCAGTTGCGAACATGGAATTATTGTAGCGGTGGAGCAACCGGAGGCGGTTAAACTTTTGGCGGGAAAGGTGAGGCTGGATCCGGTTAAGAAACCGGTTCGGAGCACAGTGTGTTTGTATTTCTCGGCCGGGTTAAATGAAATCCCGGTTAGGGATCCGGTACTGTTTCTTAATGGGACAGGTAAGGGGATTGTGAATAATATGTTCTTCGCTAGCAATGTGAGCCCGTGTTATGCGCCGGCGGGGAAGGCGCTGGTATCTGTTTCGCTTATCGGCTTGATGGAAGACAAATCGGATGAGGATCTGACGGCGGAGGTTGTGCGGGAGCTATCTAGTTGGTTTGGAGAGAGAATGGTGAGTAAGTGGAGACATTTGAGGACATATCGGATCGAGTTTGCTCAGCCGAATCAAAGCCCGCCTACGGATTTGATGAAAGATCAGAGAGTGCGGGTCGGGTTGTATGTGTGTGGGGATTATCAGACTAGTGCTACATTTGATGGTGCTTTAGTTTCTGGCAGGAAGTCTGTTGAAGCTTTGTTGAGAGATAGGTCTCTTCATCAAAATTGA
- the LOC124939782 gene encoding glycine-rich RNA-binding protein RZ1A-like produces MGESEEYRCFIGGLAWATTDRSLKDAFEKFGHLVEARVAVDKFSGRSRGFGFVTFDEKKSMEEAIEEMHGVDLDGRSINVEKAQPNQGGSGRDRDDRPRDRDRDRGRDHSRDFGGGGGRGSGGGGDCFKCGKPGHFARECPGEGGGGGGGGGRYGGRDDRYGGGREDRYGSDDGGRGSRSGPERNGDRYGGRSKDSGGGDRYSRDRSGPYERRSSGGHRG; encoded by the exons ATGGGAGAATCTGAAGAGTATCGTTGCTTCATTGGTGGACTGGCATGGGCAACTACTGATAGAAGTTTAAAAGATGCATTTGAAAAGTTTGGTCACCTCGTAGAGGCTAGG GTTGCTGTTGACAAGTTCTCGGGTCGCTCTCGTGGATTTGGATTTGTGACTTTTGATGAGAAGAAGTCAATGGAAGAAGCCATTGAGGAAATGCACGGAGTTGATTTGGATGGACGAAGTATCAATGTTGAGAAAGCTCAACCCAACCAGGGGGGCTCTGGTAGGGATCGCGATGACCGACCCCGTGACCGAGACAGAGATCGTGGTCGTGATCATAGCCGTGActttggaggaggaggaggcagAGGAtctggtggtggtggagattgTTTTAAGTGTGGCAAGCCAGGTCACTTTGCTAGGGAATGCCCTggtgaaggaggaggaggaggaggaggaggaggcagATATGGTGGCAGGGATGACAGGTATGGCGGCGGAAGGGAAGACAGGTATGGTAGCGATGATGGAGGTCGTGGTAGCCGCTCTGGCCCAGAGAGGAATGGGGATCGGTATGGAGGACGAAGCAAGGATTCTGGTGGAGGTGATCGATACAGTAGAGATCGTTCAGGACCATATGAGCGTCGAAGTTCAGGAGGACACCGTGGATga